One genomic window of Cheilinus undulatus linkage group 7, ASM1832078v1, whole genome shotgun sequence includes the following:
- the hyi gene encoding putative hydroxypyruvate isomerase produces the protein MSPLKFCANISWLFTELPDFSQRIYAAASAGFQAVEAAWLYDSDIQELQRAREATGVEVVLINTPPGDVKSGDLGLGAVPGREEEFRQGLDLALKYAKALECKRIHLMAGRIPLGLNRSEVAMEMETTFVKNLTYAADVLSKEGISGMIEPINTRITDPRYFLDSPHQAAAILEKVGKANIKLQMDIFHWQIMDGNLTQNIQKYFPIIGHVQIAQVPGRNEPDSAGELNYSYLFKTLQNHNYQGYIGCEYKPLGSTKEGLGWIKDYGITSK, from the exons ATGTCTCCACTGAAGTTCTGTGCGAATATTTCCTGGCTGTTCACGGAGCTTCCAGACTTCAGTCAGAGGATATATGCAGCAGCCTCGGCTGGCTTTCAGGCTGTAGAGGCAGCCTGGCTTTACGATTCTGACATCCAAGAGCTTCAGAGAGCCAGAGAGGCTACAGGTGTTGAGGTGGTACTCATCAACACTCCACcag gAGATGTGAAGTCAGGAGATCTTGGTCTTGGAGCAGTAccaggaagagaggaagaattCAGACAGGGTCTAGATCTGGCGTTAAAGTATGCAAAAGCTTTGGAGTGCAAAAG GATCCACTTGATGGCCGGGAGGATTCCTTTGGGCTTGAACAGATCCGAAGTTGCCATGGAAATGGAAACCACTTTTGTAAAGAACTTAACCTATGCTGCAGATGTCCTCTCAAAG GAAGGAATCTCTGGTATGATTGAGCCAATTAACACCAGAATTACTGATCCCAGGTACTTTCTGGACTCTCCACATCAGG CTGCTGCAATACTGGAGAAGGTTGGGAAGGCAAATATCAAGCTGCAGATG GACATCTTTCACTGGCAAATAATGGATGGAAACCTCACACAAAACATTCAAAAGTATTTTCCAATAATTG GTCATGTTCAGATTGCCCAGGTTCCAGGTAGGAATGAACCTGACAGTGCTGGAGAACTCAACTACAGTTATCTGTTCAAAACACTACAAAACCACAACTACCAGGGATACATTGGCTGTGAATACAAACCACTAG